The Hydrogenobacter thermophilus TK-6 genome window below encodes:
- a CDS encoding NAD+ synthase produces the protein MKSKLNITIAQMDITVGDVEGNAIKILKIWEEYHRVSHLIVFPELALSGYPPEDLLLRMDFIKECQRWLDIIRDASAKFEAMALIGTPFYEGDLYNSALLVGGGKLLAYYHKHFLPNYSVFDEKRYFRKGTYGTMVELGEVKIGISVCEDLWHPDGLERTYAIMGAHALININASPYYFGKYEFKEAFLKARAEDNLCYVVYVNAVGGQDELVFDGRSLVIDPDGHICARAKAFEEDVLTVSLDVEKVKRRRLLDTRLREGKEKYHVISCGADTYRELEVFPPRVERNPKDEEEIYTALKTGLEAYVKKNNFSKVVLGLSGGIDSSLVACLAVDALGSDRVVGIFMPSEFTSKESKEDAVSLAKNLGIELYQFPIDVIFKSFRDTLGFTDFGVADENLQARIRANILFYLSNRYGWLVLSTSNKSEASVGYTTIYGDMAGGFAPLKDVYKTLVYRLARYRNSLRPDIPERVFQKPPSAELRPGQKDQDTLPPYQMLDQILTLYIEEGLSQEEIVQKGIDRETVEKVIRMIRLAEYKRRQAPVGIKITPRAFGKDWRMPITNMWGY, from the coding sequence ATGAAAAGCAAACTAAACATCACCATCGCGCAGATGGATATTACTGTAGGAGATGTGGAAGGCAACGCGATAAAAATACTCAAGATTTGGGAAGAATACCATCGAGTGTCTCATTTAATTGTGTTTCCCGAGCTGGCTCTGTCTGGCTATCCTCCAGAGGATCTGCTCTTGAGGATGGATTTTATCAAAGAGTGCCAAAGATGGCTTGACATTATAAGAGATGCTTCTGCCAAGTTTGAGGCAATGGCTCTAATAGGCACACCTTTTTACGAAGGTGACCTTTACAACTCTGCACTCCTTGTAGGAGGAGGTAAATTACTTGCCTATTATCACAAGCACTTCTTACCCAATTATTCCGTCTTTGATGAGAAGAGGTACTTCAGAAAAGGTACATACGGCACTATGGTAGAGCTGGGTGAGGTAAAGATAGGTATATCCGTATGCGAAGACTTATGGCATCCCGATGGTTTAGAAAGGACATATGCCATTATGGGTGCACATGCACTTATAAACATAAACGCATCTCCTTATTACTTTGGTAAGTACGAGTTTAAAGAGGCTTTTTTGAAGGCAAGGGCAGAAGATAATCTGTGCTATGTGGTTTATGTAAATGCTGTAGGTGGGCAGGATGAGCTTGTCTTTGATGGTAGGAGCTTGGTAATAGACCCAGACGGACACATCTGTGCTCGGGCAAAGGCTTTTGAGGAGGATGTGCTGACAGTTAGTTTAGATGTTGAAAAAGTAAAAAGAAGAAGGCTTTTAGACACAAGGCTCAGAGAAGGTAAAGAAAAGTATCATGTGATTTCTTGCGGTGCTGACACATACAGAGAGTTGGAAGTATTTCCTCCAAGAGTAGAAAGAAATCCAAAAGACGAAGAAGAAATTTATACAGCTCTAAAAACTGGGCTTGAAGCTTATGTAAAGAAGAATAACTTCAGTAAGGTGGTTTTGGGGCTTTCCGGTGGTATAGATTCCTCGCTGGTGGCTTGTCTGGCGGTGGATGCGCTGGGAAGCGACAGGGTTGTGGGGATTTTTATGCCTTCTGAGTTTACATCCAAAGAGAGCAAGGAGGATGCGGTAAGTCTTGCAAAGAACTTAGGCATAGAGCTTTATCAGTTTCCCATTGATGTTATCTTTAAGAGCTTCAGAGATACTCTTGGCTTTACTGACTTTGGCGTGGCAGATGAAAACCTTCAGGCGCGCATAAGGGCAAACATCCTCTTTTACCTATCCAACAGATATGGCTGGCTTGTGCTTTCTACCTCCAATAAAAGCGAGGCATCTGTGGGATACACCACCATTTACGGGGATATGGCCGGCGGTTTTGCGCCTTTGAAGGATGTTTATAAGACCTTAGTGTATAGACTCGCTCGCTACAGAAACTCCCTCAGGCCAGACATACCCGAAAGAGTCTTTCAAAAACCCCCTTCCGCAGAGTTAAGACCCGGTCAAAAGGATCAGGACACCTTACCACCTTATCAGATGCTGGACCAAATACTGACGCTTTATATTGAGGAAGGGCTCTCCCAGGAGGAAATAGTGCAGAAAGGCATAGACAGAGAAACAGTAGAGAAGGTCATAAGGATGATAAGACTTGCCGAGTACAAGAGAAGGCAGGCTCCTGTAGGCATTAAGATCACCCCCAGAGCTTTTGGAAAGGACTGGAGAATGCCCATAACTAACATGTGGGGATACTGA
- a CDS encoding choice-of-anchor D domain-containing protein codes for MKRVFLSTLSLLVVFGFSFSLQPVIRIFPSSPYDYGPTTIDTTKTTDFAITNIGDATAGPLRICGTSVPSGFENFKIVADNCTGKSLNYGESCTISVRFEPRQKLAYTGTLSVIYDDDGDATACNTQKNAIVNLTGKATAIKISGTGCDPSRFICDFSDVDIGTNAYKTVRICNASGDPLLLLNPAFTLIENPVGDLPAYGIVTTNCNGANLSFFAGNTDDCVNNYCELQLAFSPHDLKTYFGTAQINDANGGPLGQNSGVGIFLRGNGRYPNADIDFGTVPIGSFIDRFVNVSFTCPGSGSVTLPDSLVSVSGTYFSLGGSSCPTSCTGGQPVSCNVAVRFQPFTAGVFTGRVIVAVPNGTSVERTLVGRGGPATQNFLSLSISSIDFGTVPRFSSVGRTIVVRNITSSTLEFNVDVAGSGFFAVMVGCTCNDNYVSNGSFCVPGTPPPTSLRPYKLRPGEVCTVAVGFSPPLTARGTLGGVLIFDTQAQAISVPMTAQVAVSNPPTTPPSLPSVGSGGGGGCSVSYGNFSTLMAWLSLPIALLMRRFMRR; via the coding sequence ATGAAGAGAGTTTTCTTATCCACCTTAAGCCTTCTGGTAGTCTTTGGCTTTTCCTTTTCTCTTCAGCCAGTCATAAGGATATTCCCCTCCTCTCCATACGACTACGGACCTACCACCATAGACACCACCAAGACCACCGACTTTGCAATAACCAACATAGGTGATGCCACTGCAGGACCACTGAGAATATGCGGAACTTCTGTGCCTTCTGGTTTTGAGAACTTTAAGATAGTTGCGGACAACTGCACGGGAAAGAGCCTCAACTACGGTGAGTCCTGCACCATATCGGTGAGGTTTGAGCCTCGTCAGAAGCTTGCCTACACGGGCACTCTTTCGGTGATTTACGACGATGATGGAGATGCTACCGCATGCAACACCCAAAAAAACGCCATTGTTAACCTGACGGGTAAAGCTACAGCCATAAAGATATCCGGCACCGGGTGCGACCCTTCCAGGTTTATATGTGATTTTAGCGATGTAGATATAGGAACAAATGCTTACAAGACAGTGAGAATTTGCAATGCCAGCGGTGACCCTCTTTTGCTTCTCAACCCAGCCTTTACCCTAATAGAAAACCCGGTGGGAGACTTACCAGCTTACGGAATAGTAACCACCAACTGCAACGGTGCAAATCTTAGCTTCTTTGCAGGAAATACGGATGACTGCGTTAACAACTACTGCGAGCTTCAGCTTGCCTTTTCACCCCACGACCTGAAAACCTACTTTGGAACCGCCCAGATAAACGACGCCAACGGAGGTCCGCTGGGTCAAAACAGCGGTGTTGGCATATTCCTCAGAGGCAACGGAAGGTATCCCAACGCAGATATAGACTTTGGAACAGTCCCCATAGGAAGCTTCATAGACAGGTTTGTAAATGTAAGCTTTACATGTCCAGGCAGTGGGTCAGTAACTCTTCCTGACTCCTTAGTAAGTGTTTCTGGGACTTATTTTTCCTTGGGAGGTTCCTCCTGTCCAACGTCTTGCACAGGTGGTCAACCAGTGAGCTGTAATGTGGCGGTCAGGTTTCAGCCTTTCACCGCAGGTGTATTTACCGGAAGGGTGATAGTGGCAGTTCCCAATGGGACCAGCGTAGAGCGCACACTTGTAGGAAGGGGGGGACCCGCTACACAAAACTTTTTGAGCCTCAGCATCAGCAGTATAGACTTTGGAACAGTCCCACGCTTTTCAAGCGTTGGAAGAACCATAGTGGTAAGAAACATAACCTCCTCCACCTTAGAGTTCAATGTAGATGTGGCGGGTAGTGGCTTCTTTGCGGTGATGGTAGGTTGTACATGCAACGACAATTATGTGTCTAATGGCAGTTTCTGCGTTCCTGGCACTCCTCCCCCAACATCTCTGAGACCTTACAAGCTAAGACCCGGCGAGGTATGCACAGTGGCTGTAGGTTTCTCTCCACCCCTGACTGCAAGAGGCACGCTGGGAGGTGTGCTCATCTTTGACACTCAAGCTCAGGCTATAAGCGTTCCCATGACCGCGCAGGTGGCAGTTTCTAACCCTCCCACAACACCGCCATCGCTACCCTCGGTTGGCTCTGGTGGAGGTGGAGGATGCAGCGTTAGCTACGGTAATTTCTCAACACTGATGGCATGGCTGTCATTACCCATCGCTCTCCTGATGAGGAGGTTTATGAGAAGATAA
- a CDS encoding GspE/PulE family protein encodes MDAEVGRHINHEFLSANGIAPLEEGENFVKFACLKEDAYLKELLERALGKKVIFELVDQEKLKNLLEDPISIGLELEALSEDALDEKKLENIAEEAPIVKFVNDTIKDAIMRSATDIHIEQFENHVVVRYRIDGILYTVREYPKYIAPPVISRIKILSRLNIAEKRLPQDGKLSYSLNGQDYDIRVSTVPSVHGEGVVLRILKRGEINLSLHTLGFREQDVDALLSFIRKPYGMILVTGPTGSGKTTTLYACMKEINTGQKKIITVEDPVEYNLRGVVQIQVMPKIGLTFANALRNILRQDPDVIMIGEIRDLETASIAVQASLTGHLVLATLHTNDAASAFTRLIDMGVEEFLLASAVVGVISQRLVRKVCPNCIYEYKPTTFEEEVLKMNGIERPQKLYRGKGCERCNNTGYSGRTVIGEVLKVTEDIRSLVVKKSDAGKIKEQAIKDGMVPLLKDGLLKAVEGITTVEEILRVYRD; translated from the coding sequence ATGGATGCAGAGGTAGGTAGGCACATAAATCACGAGTTTCTCAGCGCCAATGGTATAGCACCTCTGGAGGAAGGAGAGAACTTTGTAAAGTTTGCATGCCTTAAAGAGGATGCATACCTTAAAGAGCTTTTAGAGAGAGCTCTGGGCAAGAAGGTGATCTTTGAGTTGGTGGACCAAGAAAAACTCAAAAATCTCCTTGAGGACCCTATTAGCATAGGTTTAGAGCTGGAAGCTCTGTCTGAGGATGCTCTGGATGAGAAGAAACTTGAGAACATAGCAGAAGAAGCGCCAATAGTGAAGTTTGTCAACGACACCATAAAGGATGCCATAATGAGGTCTGCAACGGACATACACATAGAACAGTTTGAGAACCATGTAGTGGTCAGGTACAGAATAGATGGTATTCTCTACACGGTTAGGGAGTATCCCAAGTACATAGCACCCCCTGTTATATCAAGGATAAAGATACTCTCAAGACTCAACATAGCGGAAAAGAGACTGCCTCAGGACGGGAAGCTCTCTTACTCCCTAAACGGTCAGGATTATGACATAAGGGTGTCCACAGTTCCTTCTGTTCACGGTGAGGGTGTGGTACTTAGAATACTAAAGAGGGGAGAGATTAACCTGAGTCTTCACACTCTGGGATTTAGAGAGCAGGATGTGGATGCTCTTCTATCTTTCATAAGGAAGCCCTACGGTATGATACTGGTTACGGGACCTACCGGCTCTGGTAAAACTACCACCTTATATGCCTGCATGAAGGAGATAAACACGGGCCAGAAAAAGATAATAACTGTTGAAGACCCTGTAGAGTACAATTTAAGGGGTGTTGTGCAGATTCAGGTGATGCCCAAGATAGGACTTACCTTTGCCAATGCTCTAAGAAACATACTCAGACAGGACCCGGATGTGATCATGATAGGAGAGATAAGGGACCTGGAGACTGCCAGCATAGCGGTTCAGGCATCACTCACAGGACACTTGGTGCTTGCAACCCTTCATACCAACGATGCTGCAAGTGCTTTTACAAGACTCATAGATATGGGCGTTGAGGAATTCCTCTTAGCCTCCGCAGTGGTAGGCGTAATATCCCAAAGGCTTGTAAGGAAAGTATGTCCTAACTGCATTTACGAATACAAACCCACAACTTTTGAGGAAGAGGTGCTAAAGATGAATGGTATAGAAAGACCACAAAAGCTATACAGGGGGAAAGGGTGCGAGCGATGCAACAACACAGGCTACTCTGGAAGGACGGTGATAGGTGAGGTGTTAAAAGTCACGGAAGATATAAGGAGTCTTGTGGTGAAAAAGTCCGATGCTGGAAAGATAAAAGAACAGGCTATAAAGGATGGTATGGTGCCTCTTCTCAAAGACGGACTTTTGAAGGCTGTGGAAGGCATAACAACCGTAGAGGAGATACTCAGAGTTTACAGAGACTGA